A region of uncultured Carboxylicivirga sp. DNA encodes the following proteins:
- a CDS encoding endo-1,4-beta-xylanase, which produces MKYLNKIGLGVIAVLSMVSCAEDSLLDFDVKKPESIQKYEYLKDYDVLKAYVNRTENPDFILGAGVSLNDYIKKDYRNSFISSNFDEMTAGYAMKHGAIVGDNGSMSFTGVERFIETAKEAGITIYGHTLCWHANQKASYLNSTIADREIEIDPNDANNALQITTPEAKANIWDWQLEYTMPTPLTEAVEYTLTMRAKASSAYTVGFWRTDGATTNYGPDIALGETWGDVTVTFTPTMNATKLQFCFGTFGGDLFFDDMVLTASGSEDNLIGNGNFDEDDLSQWGKPSWHSYTFSIEGTAEGPATWWTNLVNNSDVESDDVSSFFATEATNGPNPATIGADGTGADGVGRAIVVKSGDNPSNDWDTQFFVKGPMQLEEGQAYRFSMKVKADKPATIASQAHNNPGGYLHWSMVGSPAVTTEWQEYSNSGVISASQAGMNTIAFNLAILKEANTYYFDDIVWEIEESGNTIPLTDEEKRDTISYELERWISGMLEVSKDYVKAWDVVNEPMDDGNPYELKSGLNKAPADFASDEFYWQDYLGKDYAVMAFNLARQYGNESDIHFINDYNLEYNLDKCKGLIAYVEYIENQGARVDGIGTQMHINIDSDKEKIAQMFELLAATGKLIKVSELDIGINKKTSEATEEDYQAQAEMYAYVVNKYKELIPVSQQYGITVWSPTDSPAESSWRGGEPIGLWTLGYSRKHSYAGFADALLGE; this is translated from the coding sequence ATGAAGTATTTAAATAAAATAGGGTTAGGAGTCATTGCCGTTTTGTCAATGGTTTCCTGCGCCGAAGATAGTTTACTTGACTTTGATGTCAAGAAACCTGAAAGTATTCAAAAGTATGAATACCTGAAAGACTATGATGTATTAAAGGCGTATGTTAATCGCACCGAAAACCCTGATTTCATTCTGGGAGCAGGCGTTTCGCTAAACGATTACATTAAAAAAGATTACAGAAATAGTTTCATTTCGTCCAATTTTGATGAAATGACTGCCGGTTATGCTATGAAGCATGGGGCCATTGTTGGTGATAATGGAAGTATGTCTTTTACCGGAGTTGAAAGATTTATTGAAACAGCAAAGGAAGCTGGAATTACCATTTATGGTCATACTTTATGTTGGCATGCTAATCAAAAAGCATCTTACCTGAATAGTACGATTGCTGATCGTGAGATTGAGATTGATCCGAATGATGCCAACAATGCTTTACAAATTACAACTCCAGAGGCAAAGGCCAATATCTGGGATTGGCAGCTTGAATACACAATGCCTACTCCATTAACTGAGGCAGTGGAATATACATTAACAATGCGTGCAAAAGCTTCAAGTGCATATACGGTTGGATTCTGGCGAACAGATGGGGCAACAACCAATTATGGTCCGGACATTGCTTTGGGTGAAACATGGGGCGATGTTACTGTAACATTTACACCTACTATGAATGCTACTAAACTACAGTTTTGTTTCGGAACATTTGGAGGTGATCTGTTTTTTGATGATATGGTGCTTACCGCAAGTGGTTCGGAAGATAATTTAATTGGAAATGGAAACTTCGATGAAGATGATCTAAGTCAATGGGGAAAACCTAGTTGGCATTCTTACACCTTTTCAATTGAAGGTACTGCTGAAGGACCTGCTACTTGGTGGACAAACCTGGTAAATAACAGTGATGTTGAATCTGATGATGTATCCAGCTTCTTCGCCACAGAGGCAACAAATGGCCCAAATCCGGCTACAATTGGTGCTGATGGCACAGGAGCAGATGGAGTGGGTAGAGCAATTGTTGTTAAGTCGGGAGATAATCCAAGTAATGACTGGGATACACAGTTCTTTGTGAAAGGACCTATGCAATTGGAAGAAGGTCAAGCCTATCGCTTTAGTATGAAGGTTAAAGCAGATAAGCCTGCAACTATAGCATCTCAAGCACATAATAATCCTGGAGGCTATTTACATTGGTCAATGGTTGGTAGTCCGGCAGTTACTACTGAATGGCAGGAATATTCTAATTCAGGAGTAATTTCAGCCAGTCAGGCAGGAATGAACACCATCGCGTTTAATCTTGCTATTCTAAAAGAAGCCAATACGTATTATTTCGATGATATTGTATGGGAGATTGAGGAATCAGGAAATACAATACCTCTGACAGATGAAGAAAAAAGAGATACTATTTCTTATGAATTAGAAAGATGGATTTCAGGAATGTTAGAGGTTTCAAAGGACTATGTAAAAGCATGGGATGTTGTTAATGAACCAATGGATGATGGAAATCCGTATGAATTAAAATCAGGCTTAAATAAAGCTCCTGCAGATTTTGCAAGTGATGAGTTTTACTGGCAGGATTATCTGGGTAAAGATTATGCCGTTATGGCCTTTAACCTGGCTCGTCAATATGGTAATGAAAGCGATATTCATTTTATTAATGATTATAACTTAGAGTATAATTTAGATAAATGTAAAGGATTAATTGCCTATGTTGAATATATTGAAAATCAAGGGGCCAGAGTTGACGGAATTGGAACTCAAATGCATATCAATATAGATTCAGACAAAGAAAAGATTGCTCAGATGTTTGAACTTTTAGCGGCAACTGGCAAGCTAATAAAGGTATCGGAGCTGGACATTGGTATCAATAAAAAAACATCAGAAGCAACAGAAGAAGATTATCAAGCACAGGCTGAAATGTACGCATATGTAGTGAATAAGTACAAGGAACTGATTCCGGTTTCACAACAGTATGGTATAACTGTCTGGAGCCCTACCGATAGTCCTGCTGAATCTTCATGGAGAGGTGGAGAACCAATTGGATTATGGACTTTAGGTTATTCACGTAAACACTCGTATGCTGGTTTTGCAGATGCATTGTTAGGTGAATAA
- a CDS encoding glycosyl hydrolase 115 family protein: MNLKKTIIKLVFTFSVFSLSWGSNNSFAQNIDNQLSFGQIDEGFALVSAHKNVAPLIIDSADYHGVAMVVGWFANDLKMVSGQVAEIHQSELPQSKQMVLVGTIGKNQWIDQLIKEGKIDVSDIKGQWERSLTQVVDNPFPGIEKALVLTGSDKRGTIYAMLNLSRAMGVSPWYWWADVPVDKHEAVYVKAGRYVTESPKVKYRGIFLNDEEPALGGWVRATFGGFNSQFYSHVFELTLRLRGNFLWPAMWGKAFFDDDPENGVLADKLGIVMSTSHHEPMGRAQQEWHRYGSGPWNYNENKDVLSEFWRKGMERNKEWETIVTVGMRGDGDEAMEEGTNISLLEKIVKDQRIAIRKVTGKKAEETPQVWALYKEVQDYYDKGMRVPDDITLLLCDDNWGNVRKLPDVNAPDRKGGYGMYYHVDYVGGPRSYRWINVSQIQRIWEQMSLTYSHGVDRIWVLNVGDLKPMEFPISFFLDMAWDPTVFNADNLYRYTVNWCTEQFGDKYAEDAARILNLYTKYNHRVTPELLDHKTFSLKNYNEFERVRNDYRDLTLDALRIYNFLPNEYKDAFDQLVLFPTNASCNLYEMYFAVAMNHNLAAENDPCANDWADVVEECFKRDSLFTVHYNKQIANGKWIHQMDQIRIGYKTWAEPRQSTMPEVVRIEVPLKSNSELVFVEADGYVSIEAANYQHANGTNKIRWKVIPDLGKTDSGITTFPQNFYPSKGDSVYLEYAIDFKSTGTFDIHIWVSPTLNFNANKGLRYAVSVDGGKEKVVNFNGAYRGELGKWQAERMIKSTVQQSISDAGVHLLRIRVLEPGIVFQKIMIDTGGLKPAYLGAPQSKQKKNKK; encoded by the coding sequence ATGAATTTGAAAAAAACAATTATAAAGTTGGTATTTACCTTTTCAGTGTTCAGCTTATCTTGGGGTAGTAATAATAGTTTTGCTCAAAATATTGATAATCAACTTTCATTTGGACAAATTGATGAAGGTTTTGCCTTGGTTTCAGCTCATAAAAATGTGGCTCCTCTCATTATAGATAGTGCAGATTATCATGGTGTTGCAATGGTTGTCGGTTGGTTTGCAAACGACCTAAAAATGGTCTCAGGACAGGTGGCAGAAATTCATCAATCGGAATTACCTCAGTCTAAACAAATGGTTTTGGTCGGAACCATTGGTAAAAACCAGTGGATTGATCAATTAATAAAAGAAGGTAAAATTGACGTTTCGGATATAAAAGGTCAATGGGAGCGAAGTCTTACCCAGGTTGTTGATAATCCGTTTCCGGGCATCGAGAAAGCATTAGTACTTACCGGAAGCGATAAACGAGGTACTATTTACGCAATGCTTAACTTATCAAGAGCTATGGGTGTATCGCCATGGTACTGGTGGGCAGACGTACCTGTTGATAAACACGAAGCAGTTTATGTGAAGGCAGGGCGTTATGTTACCGAAAGCCCTAAAGTTAAATACCGTGGAATTTTTCTGAATGATGAAGAACCGGCCTTAGGAGGTTGGGTTCGTGCAACCTTTGGCGGATTTAATTCTCAATTCTACAGTCATGTTTTTGAGTTAACCTTGCGTTTGCGAGGTAACTTCTTATGGCCTGCCATGTGGGGTAAAGCGTTTTTTGATGATGATCCTGAAAATGGTGTTTTAGCCGATAAGCTTGGAATTGTAATGAGCACCTCGCACCACGAACCCATGGGGCGTGCCCAGCAGGAATGGCACAGGTATGGTTCCGGCCCCTGGAATTACAACGAAAACAAAGACGTTCTTTCTGAATTCTGGAGAAAAGGAATGGAGCGGAATAAGGAATGGGAAACAATTGTAACAGTTGGAATGCGTGGCGATGGGGATGAAGCCATGGAGGAAGGTACAAACATTTCTCTGTTGGAAAAGATTGTGAAAGATCAGCGCATAGCTATCCGTAAAGTGACAGGTAAAAAAGCGGAAGAAACACCGCAGGTATGGGCTTTGTATAAGGAGGTGCAGGATTACTACGATAAAGGTATGCGTGTTCCTGATGATATTACTCTGCTACTTTGCGACGATAATTGGGGAAATGTTAGAAAATTACCCGATGTGAATGCTCCGGATCGTAAAGGCGGCTATGGAATGTACTATCATGTGGATTATGTTGGAGGGCCGAGAAGTTACAGATGGATTAATGTGAGCCAGATTCAGCGGATTTGGGAGCAAATGAGTCTGACCTATAGTCATGGCGTGGATCGTATTTGGGTGTTAAATGTTGGCGATTTAAAACCAATGGAGTTTCCGATAAGTTTTTTCCTTGATATGGCATGGGATCCAACTGTCTTTAATGCTGATAACCTATACCGTTATACTGTTAATTGGTGTACGGAGCAGTTCGGTGATAAATATGCTGAAGACGCAGCACGCATTCTTAATTTGTATACCAAATATAACCATCGGGTTACGCCCGAATTGCTCGATCATAAAACATTCAGTCTCAAAAATTACAATGAGTTTGAACGGGTACGTAATGATTATCGTGATTTAACACTGGATGCATTGCGCATTTATAATTTTTTACCTAACGAGTACAAGGATGCTTTTGATCAGTTGGTTCTTTTTCCAACCAATGCCAGTTGCAACCTTTACGAAATGTATTTTGCTGTGGCAATGAACCATAATCTGGCTGCCGAAAATGATCCGTGTGCCAATGATTGGGCCGATGTGGTAGAAGAGTGTTTTAAGCGCGATTCGCTGTTTACCGTACATTACAACAAGCAAATAGCCAATGGCAAATGGATTCATCAAATGGATCAGATACGTATTGGTTATAAAACATGGGCAGAGCCCCGCCAAAGTACAATGCCGGAAGTTGTTCGGATTGAAGTGCCTTTGAAATCTAACTCAGAACTCGTTTTTGTTGAAGCTGATGGATATGTTTCAATTGAAGCAGCTAATTATCAACATGCAAATGGAACCAACAAAATACGATGGAAGGTTATTCCCGACTTGGGCAAAACTGATTCAGGCATCACAACGTTCCCGCAGAATTTTTATCCATCCAAAGGAGATTCCGTTTACCTGGAATATGCCATTGATTTTAAATCGACCGGAACATTTGATATACATATTTGGGTTTCACCAACATTGAATTTCAATGCAAATAAAGGATTGCGTTATGCAGTTTCGGTTGATGGCGGTAAAGAGAAAGTGGTCAATTTTAATGGTGCATATCGGGGTGAACTTGGAAAATGGCAGGCAGAGAGGATGATTAAATCGACCGTACAACAGTCAATAAGCGATGCCGGTGTACATCTGCTTCGCATCCGGGTTCTGGAACCAGGTATTGTATTCCAGAAAATAATGATTGATACCGGAGGTTTAAAGCCTGCTTATTTGGGTGCACCTCAGAGCAAACAAAAAAAAAATAAAAAATGA
- a CDS encoding sialate O-acetylesterase, with protein sequence MNRYKMRLRLVYMLLLAVVSLPSLAAVKLPRLVSNGMILQRDEPLKIWGWADPSEKVTVKFLDKIYKTKADKAGNWQLELAPALAGGPYTMEINEIELSDILVGDVWLSSGQSNMELPVRRVMDLYAEEINKVNNTNIRLFRSSTRKDEVTAQPDYPDGSWLPATPKNIGDFSAVSWFYANNLHQKYQVPIGIISTAIGGSPAESWLSKNKVEKYLTAWTVKKAHSDSVRAKMKEEEPEKLAYNWSVEVNKNDPGTARWSKDDVDVTDWNQISLPGYWTDKGVELRNGSIWFCKEFNLADSLAVKEAILRLGCIIDSDSTFVNGIFVGNITYRYPPRIYNLPKGVLKAGRNKLMVRVFCQDGRGGFVEEKPYEVRVGSQVIDLTGDWKYHIGAKLNPPFGPPGLSFMPGGLFNSLISPALNYKIKGVIWFQGESNTGRGKEYEQLFKSMIQDWRSQFDHSELPFLYAQLANLGVPQKQTVNSAWAEVRDAQRRTLELSNTGMAVTFDIGEWNDIHPLNKKEVARRLFLEAQRVAYNNISIVSSGPLYESMKTEDGSIILTFKSVGQGLYANSLLEGFQIAGEDGRFVWANAVVMSRNTVKVWSPKNSDPKIVRYAWEDNPAGANLKNKEELPASPFSTEIKNN encoded by the coding sequence ATGAATCGATATAAAATGAGGTTACGATTAGTATATATGCTTTTGCTTGCGGTAGTTTCACTTCCTTCGCTGGCTGCAGTAAAATTACCGCGCCTTGTGAGTAATGGCATGATTCTCCAGCGGGATGAACCTTTAAAAATATGGGGATGGGCCGATCCTTCGGAGAAAGTTACCGTTAAGTTTTTGGATAAAATTTATAAAACTAAAGCTGATAAAGCCGGCAATTGGCAATTGGAGTTGGCTCCGGCTTTAGCAGGTGGACCGTATACAATGGAAATAAACGAAATCGAATTAAGCGATATTTTGGTTGGTGATGTGTGGTTATCATCAGGACAATCAAATATGGAATTGCCTGTTCGAAGGGTAATGGATTTGTATGCCGAAGAAATCAATAAGGTAAATAATACCAATATCCGATTGTTTCGGTCTTCAACCCGAAAAGATGAAGTAACGGCACAACCCGACTATCCGGATGGATCATGGTTGCCTGCAACACCAAAAAATATTGGTGACTTCTCTGCTGTTTCTTGGTTTTATGCCAATAACCTGCATCAAAAATACCAGGTTCCAATCGGTATTATTAGTACCGCAATCGGTGGTTCACCAGCCGAATCGTGGTTAAGTAAAAATAAAGTTGAGAAGTACCTTACTGCCTGGACTGTAAAGAAAGCGCACAGCGATTCAGTTCGGGCAAAGATGAAGGAAGAAGAGCCTGAAAAACTGGCTTATAACTGGAGTGTCGAAGTGAATAAAAATGATCCCGGTACCGCTAGATGGTCAAAGGATGATGTTGATGTTACGGATTGGAACCAAATTTCCTTACCCGGATACTGGACAGACAAAGGAGTTGAATTGAGAAATGGATCTATTTGGTTCTGCAAGGAATTCAATTTGGCAGATTCCTTGGCTGTAAAAGAAGCTATTTTGCGTTTGGGATGCATTATCGACAGCGACTCTACATTTGTAAACGGCATTTTTGTTGGAAACATAACATACCGTTATCCACCGCGTATTTACAACTTGCCCAAAGGTGTGCTTAAAGCTGGAAGAAACAAGTTGATGGTACGCGTATTTTGTCAAGACGGACGTGGCGGTTTTGTAGAAGAGAAACCTTACGAAGTTCGAGTTGGTTCGCAGGTTATTGACCTTACAGGTGACTGGAAATATCATATTGGTGCAAAATTAAATCCTCCGTTTGGTCCTCCGGGACTATCCTTCATGCCTGGTGGTTTATTCAATAGTTTAATCAGTCCTGCACTTAATTACAAAATCAAAGGAGTGATATGGTTTCAGGGAGAATCGAACACCGGACGTGGAAAAGAATACGAACAATTGTTTAAAAGTATGATTCAGGATTGGAGGTCACAATTCGATCATTCTGAACTACCATTTTTGTATGCTCAGTTGGCCAATCTGGGTGTTCCTCAAAAACAAACAGTTAATAGTGCTTGGGCTGAAGTTCGTGATGCACAGCGTCGCACATTAGAACTGTCAAATACCGGTATGGCCGTTACCTTCGATATTGGAGAGTGGAACGACATTCATCCATTAAACAAAAAAGAAGTAGCACGACGTTTGTTTCTCGAGGCTCAGCGTGTTGCTTATAACAACATTTCGATTGTTAGTTCAGGACCATTGTATGAATCAATGAAAACCGAAGACGGAAGCATCATTCTTACATTCAAATCAGTCGGGCAGGGCCTATATGCCAATAGCCTCTTAGAAGGATTTCAGATTGCCGGAGAAGATGGTCGCTTCGTATGGGCTAATGCAGTCGTGATGAGCCGAAATACTGTAAAGGTGTGGAGTCCAAAAAATTCTGATCCAAAAATAGTACGATATGCCTGGGAGGATAATCCTGCAGGTGCAAACCTTAAAAATAAGGAAGAGCTCCCGGCTTCACCTTTTTCAACTGAAATTAAAAACAATTAA
- a CDS encoding MFS transporter yields the protein MMNTSSHKLSVVEKIGYSLGDLAANLVFQTLITYLAYFYTDIYGLENNDASVIMLVVGLVAAFMFNPIIGALADRTNSRWGKFRPWILYTSVPMGVVALLAFTTPDFAYQGKLFYAAATYTLLLLLYAGSNLPYSALSGVITGDMGERNSISSYRFVAVMFAQFFVQVFMLPIIEYAGGGNKAAGMEVVMTWLAITGTIMLIITFFTTKERIVPKPEQNSTLKEDISDLVKNRPWIIMLTVTILIFITLAMKGGAYVYYFNNYVDTIALEKFIQPILKVLSAIGLNFFGSDPTSAGFGLFNAGGIIFMIVGISFSKKLADKYGKRDVYISGLFVSTLFILAFYVFPTQSVVLMFTSQIFHGFFYGITIPILWAMIADVADYSEWRNNRRATAIIFSAMMVGLKAGLAIGGALVAWILGLYGYVHKELLDAGREIIQPESVSVGAKMLVSVFPSIPFLVATGLLFFYVINKKMEVQLEKDLMARRNEE from the coding sequence ATGATGAATACAAGTTCTCATAAGCTCTCTGTTGTCGAAAAAATCGGGTATAGTCTCGGTGATCTGGCAGCCAATCTGGTTTTTCAAACCCTGATTACCTATTTAGCTTATTTCTATACCGATATTTACGGTCTTGAAAACAACGATGCCTCAGTAATAATGCTTGTTGTTGGTTTGGTTGCAGCCTTTATGTTTAACCCGATCATTGGTGCATTAGCTGACCGAACAAATTCTAGATGGGGAAAGTTTCGACCATGGATTTTATATACATCGGTTCCAATGGGAGTAGTGGCATTATTAGCCTTTACAACGCCCGACTTCGCATACCAGGGTAAACTGTTTTATGCTGCAGCAACCTATACGTTATTATTGTTGTTGTATGCGGGGAGCAATTTACCCTATTCAGCTTTGAGTGGTGTAATTACAGGTGATATGGGTGAGCGTAACAGTATCTCTTCTTATCGTTTTGTGGCGGTGATGTTTGCTCAGTTTTTCGTGCAGGTTTTTATGTTGCCAATTATCGAATATGCAGGCGGGGGCAATAAAGCAGCAGGAATGGAGGTAGTAATGACCTGGTTGGCTATTACTGGAACTATTATGTTGATTATTACCTTTTTTACAACCAAAGAACGAATTGTTCCCAAACCCGAACAAAATTCAACTCTAAAAGAAGATATCTCGGATCTTGTAAAAAACAGACCTTGGATCATTATGCTCACGGTGACCATTCTTATTTTTATCACCCTGGCAATGAAGGGAGGAGCGTATGTTTATTATTTTAACAACTACGTTGATACAATTGCGTTAGAAAAATTCATTCAACCCATTCTGAAGGTTTTATCTGCTATCGGACTCAACTTCTTTGGCTCTGATCCAACTTCTGCGGGTTTCGGACTATTTAATGCTGGTGGTATCATCTTTATGATTGTGGGTATTTCTTTTTCTAAAAAACTGGCCGACAAATATGGTAAACGGGATGTGTATATAAGTGGACTGTTTGTTTCAACCTTGTTCATTCTTGCTTTTTATGTTTTTCCCACACAAAGTGTGGTACTAATGTTTACATCTCAGATTTTTCACGGTTTCTTTTACGGTATTACCATTCCAATTCTTTGGGCAATGATTGCCGATGTTGCAGATTATTCCGAATGGAGAAATAACCGCCGAGCTACAGCTATTATATTTTCTGCCATGATGGTTGGTTTAAAAGCCGGATTGGCAATTGGTGGAGCATTGGTTGCCTGGATTCTTGGTTTGTATGGATATGTGCATAAAGAATTGTTGGATGCTGGTAGGGAAATTATTCAGCCCGAATCGGTTAGTGTTGGAGCAAAGATGCTGGTTAGTGTTTTCCCATCAATTCCTTTCTTAGTGGCTACCGGATTGCTTTTCTTTTATGTAATTAATAAAAAAATGGAAGTGCAGCTCGAAAAAGATTTGATGGCAAGGCGAAATGAAGAATAA
- a CDS encoding endo-1,4-beta-xylanase, with product MKKVKYKPLLLVLAALQLIACNGPQHANKETLKDAFTGKFYIGTALNEWQITGRDTASLNVAKEHFNAIVAENCMKSGEIQPEEGVFDFSLADKFVDFGEQHNMFITGHCLIWHSQAPRWFFTDSLGNDVSREVLIGRMKTHIETVVGRYKGRIKGWDVVNEAIVEDGSFRKSKFYQIVGEDFIKLAFQFAHEADPDAELYYNDYNEWYPGRRDAIVKMIKKFKADGIRIDGIGMQGHIGMSGPSIEEYEEAITAYANEGMKVMVTELDMSILPNPRFGDIGADISTNFEYRKEINPYEDGIVPLEKQNEWDSRMVEFFNLFLKHSDDITRVTLWGVNDRTSWKNNFPVRGRTDYPLLFDRENQPKSIVGKLIDLAKQTK from the coding sequence ATGAAAAAGGTGAAATATAAACCATTATTACTTGTTCTTGCAGCGTTGCAATTGATTGCCTGTAACGGACCACAGCATGCAAATAAGGAAACGCTGAAAGATGCTTTTACTGGTAAATTCTATATTGGTACAGCTCTTAATGAATGGCAAATTACGGGTCGTGATACCGCTTCCTTAAATGTGGCAAAAGAACATTTTAATGCCATCGTTGCCGAGAATTGTATGAAAAGTGGAGAAATACAACCGGAAGAAGGAGTATTTGATTTTTCACTGGCCGATAAGTTCGTTGATTTTGGTGAGCAACACAACATGTTCATCACCGGTCATTGCTTGATATGGCATTCGCAGGCTCCTAGATGGTTTTTTACCGATAGCTTGGGAAATGATGTTTCACGTGAGGTTTTAATCGGCCGCATGAAAACACATATTGAAACAGTAGTGGGGCGTTATAAAGGTAGAATTAAAGGTTGGGATGTAGTAAATGAGGCGATTGTTGAAGATGGCTCATTTCGTAAAAGCAAATTTTATCAGATTGTTGGAGAGGATTTCATCAAGTTGGCCTTTCAGTTTGCCCACGAAGCCGACCCTGATGCAGAGTTGTATTACAACGATTACAACGAATGGTACCCAGGAAGGCGCGATGCAATAGTGAAAATGATTAAAAAGTTTAAGGCCGATGGAATACGTATTGACGGAATAGGTATGCAGGGACACATTGGTATGAGTGGTCCATCTATCGAGGAATATGAAGAAGCGATTACAGCCTATGCCAATGAGGGCATGAAAGTAATGGTGACAGAATTGGATATGTCTATTCTACCCAATCCGCGTTTTGGCGATATAGGTGCTGATATATCCACAAATTTCGAATATCGCAAAGAAATAAACCCTTATGAAGATGGAATAGTTCCACTGGAAAAGCAAAATGAGTGGGATTCGCGCATGGTTGAATTTTTTAATCTGTTTTTAAAACATTCTGATGATATAACAAGGGTAACGCTTTGGGGTGTTAATGACAGAACATCGTGGAAAAACAATTTTCCGGTTAGAGGACGTACAGATTATCCTTTGTTATTTGACCGGGAAAATCAACCAAAATCCATAGTAGGAAAACTGATTGATTTGGCTAAGCAGACGAAATAA
- a CDS encoding glycoside hydrolase family 43 protein: MKEPRYLVPHLYTADPAVHVFNGKLYIYPSHDVESGIPENDNGDHFDMRDYHIFSMDDIEGEVTDHGVGLDVKDIPWAGRQLWDCDAAYKNGKYYLYFPLKDQTDIFRIGVAISDKPEGPFIPQEAPMKGSYSIDPCVFEDEDGVHYMYFGGLWGGQLQRYRKNKAIECGHEPNDDEPALPSRVVKLSDDMLEFGEEPKEVIILDEKGDVISAGDHDRRFFEASWMHKYQGKYYFSYSTGDTHKLCYAIGDNPYGPFIYQGIILTPVVGWTTHHCIVEFKEKWYLFYHDCVPSGGKTWLRSLKVIELQYDKGGQIETINGMI, translated from the coding sequence ATGAAAGAACCAAGATACCTTGTACCTCATTTATATACTGCCGATCCGGCTGTACATGTGTTTAATGGCAAGTTATATATTTATCCTTCACACGACGTTGAGTCGGGCATACCCGAAAACGATAATGGTGATCACTTTGATATGCGCGATTATCATATCTTTTCAATGGATGATATTGAAGGTGAAGTGACTGATCATGGGGTTGGTCTGGATGTAAAAGACATTCCATGGGCAGGCCGCCAGTTATGGGATTGTGATGCAGCCTATAAAAACGGAAAGTATTATCTATATTTTCCATTAAAGGATCAAACCGACATTTTCCGCATTGGTGTAGCAATTAGTGATAAACCTGAAGGTCCTTTTATTCCCCAGGAAGCCCCAATGAAAGGAAGTTATTCAATTGACCCTTGTGTATTCGAAGATGAAGATGGTGTGCATTACATGTATTTTGGTGGTTTGTGGGGCGGACAATTGCAGCGATACAGAAAAAATAAAGCCATTGAATGCGGACATGAGCCTAATGACGATGAACCGGCATTGCCATCGAGGGTTGTGAAGTTGAGTGATGATATGCTCGAGTTTGGCGAAGAACCCAAAGAAGTGATTATTCTGGATGAAAAAGGTGATGTAATTTCTGCAGGTGACCACGATCGCCGTTTTTTTGAGGCATCGTGGATGCACAAGTACCAGGGTAAGTACTATTTCTCCTACTCAACCGGAGATACTCACAAACTGTGCTATGCCATCGGTGATAATCCGTATGGGCCATTTATCTATCAAGGGATTATTTTAACGCCAGTAGTTGGTTGGACCACACATCATTGTATTGTTGAGTTTAAAGAGAAATGGTACTTGTTTTATCATGATTGTGTTCCATCTGGTGGCAAAACCTGGTTACGAAGCTTAAAAGTAATTGAACTACAGTACGACAAAGGTGGTCAGATTGAAACTATCAATGGAATGATCTAG